One part of the Streptomyces sp. AM 2-1-1 genome encodes these proteins:
- a CDS encoding acyl-CoA desaturase, producing MPQTTTTATEPAGSRPAEPAATPGTPGVLSAPRTGPGSAAPAASVPAPAPDAGRTAGASDFAPLLKTVRGQGLLDRRTGWYARGITVNALALAAVAAGIVLLGDTWWTLLLAAPLAVLWTRTAFVGHDAGHAQITGDRRTGRIIGLVHGNLLLGMNEAWWNDKHVRHHAHPNHVDKDPDVGVGALVWTQRQAARREGFARWLTRHQARLFFPLLLLEGIALKVSGFRFLSRQRGTERFLSGLLMIAHLALWGTLFLAAMSPPKALVFALLLHALFGLHLGMAFAPNHKGMEMPDPDGDRWGHLQRQVLTSRNVRGAVLTDWFLGGLNYQIEHHLFPSMPRPHLRLAQPLVKEYCRGIGMPYTETGLVESYRQGLAHMHEVGAPLR from the coding sequence ATGCCCCAGACGACCACCACCGCCACCGAACCGGCCGGATCGCGGCCCGCGGAACCCGCGGCCACCCCGGGCACGCCCGGTGTCCTGTCCGCCCCGCGCACCGGACCCGGTTCCGCCGCGCCCGCGGCATCCGTACCGGCGCCCGCTCCGGACGCCGGACGGACCGCCGGCGCCAGCGACTTCGCACCGCTCCTGAAGACCGTCAGGGGCCAGGGACTCCTGGACCGCCGCACCGGCTGGTACGCCAGGGGCATCACCGTCAACGCGCTCGCCCTCGCCGCGGTCGCCGCCGGCATCGTGCTCCTCGGCGACACCTGGTGGACGCTGCTCCTCGCGGCCCCCCTGGCCGTCCTGTGGACCCGGACCGCCTTCGTCGGGCACGACGCCGGGCACGCCCAGATCACCGGGGACCGCAGGACCGGCCGGATCATCGGCCTCGTGCACGGAAACCTGCTGCTCGGCATGAACGAGGCGTGGTGGAACGACAAGCACGTCCGCCATCACGCCCACCCCAACCACGTCGACAAGGATCCCGACGTCGGCGTGGGGGCCCTGGTCTGGACCCAGCGGCAGGCGGCCCGGCGGGAGGGGTTCGCCCGTTGGCTCACCCGCCATCAGGCGCGCCTCTTCTTCCCGCTGCTGCTGCTGGAGGGCATAGCCCTGAAGGTCTCCGGCTTCCGGTTCCTGAGCCGTCAGCGCGGCACCGAACGCTTCCTCTCCGGGCTGCTGATGATCGCCCATCTCGCGCTCTGGGGCACGCTGTTCCTCGCCGCCATGTCCCCGCCGAAGGCCCTCGTCTTCGCGCTGCTGCTCCACGCGCTCTTCGGGCTGCACCTGGGTATGGCCTTCGCCCCCAACCACAAGGGCATGGAGATGCCCGACCCCGACGGTGACCGCTGGGGCCATCTGCAACGCCAGGTCCTCACCTCCCGCAACGTCCGCGGCGCCGTTCTCACGGACTGGTTCCTCGGCGGACTGAACTACCAGATCGAGCACCACCTGTTCCCGAGCATGCCCCGCCCGCACCTGCGCCTCGCCCAGCCGCTCGTCAAGGAGTACTGCCGCGGGATCGGGATGCCGTACACGGAGACCGGACTCGTCGAGTCCTACCGGCAGGGTCTGGCCCACATGCACGAGGTCGGCGCACCGTTGCGCTGA
- a CDS encoding DEAD/DEAH box helicase encodes MGELARREAVFLPADPARAGSVAFWDPAGGPDALPDTAEGSRTTLTVAVGGDGTRTVHALLLPVREALPLLTRGRATGGASASVAFWGAAGLLALQFAARGLLLPGLSAASHDAWRAGPLTAEDLARVRELAAAMPPAAHAVPLPGEAPLSLPDPEQLVRDFLDAVSDTLPRTPAAPSLAGGPAFAAHAPQRVPQLRTWAAELAAGHDAGVRLSLRIDVLGLDAGGADGGPESGPSFRVVLQVHGVSDPGLVADSAALWAADGTVARPFGPRARTDVLLGLRRAVRAWPPLAPLLSAAVPDAVDVDDEEIAELLGPAAAALASAGVQIHWPRQLAGRLTARATIGPQGHEAVPGREGGDGTGDDGGGAPSPLSARGPLTFAWWFSLGDQRLTREELDRLAEAKRPVVRLRDQWVLVDPEAARRVRTAEERPVTPVDALSAVLTGSAEVDGRLVPVEATGWMARLRDRLAGSGTDGPARPQPEALAATLRDYQLRGLNWLDTMTSLGLGACLADDMGLGKTITLIALHLRRQEDATTAGPTLVVCPTSLMGNWQREIERFAPGTAVRRFHGPSRSEEGLDRGGFVLTTYGTMRLDAARLARTEWGMVVADEAQHVKNARAATARALRTIGSGARVALTGTPVENNLSELWAILDWTTPGLLGRLGTFRRRYAAAVEGGRDPAAAERLGALVRPFLLRRRKSDPGVAPELPPKTETDHAVSLTSEQAGLYEAVVRETLAEIERADGFERRGLVVKLLTSLKQICNHPAQYLKEEDPRIADRSGKVELLDELLDTILAEDGGVLVFTQYVAMARLLERHLAGRGVVTQFLHGGTPVARREEMVRRFQEGGPPVFLLSLKAAGTGLNLTRAGHVVHFDRWWNPAVEAQATDRAHRMGQTRPVQVHRIIAEGTVEDRIAGLLARKQGLADAVLGSGEAALTELTDAELKDLVALRGETR; translated from the coding sequence ATCGGTGAACTGGCCCGCCGAGAAGCGGTCTTCCTCCCGGCCGACCCGGCGCGCGCCGGGTCCGTCGCCTTCTGGGACCCGGCGGGTGGGCCGGACGCGCTGCCGGACACGGCGGAGGGGTCCCGGACCACGCTCACGGTCGCCGTCGGCGGGGACGGGACGCGTACGGTGCACGCGCTCCTTCTTCCGGTGCGCGAGGCGCTGCCCCTGCTGACCCGCGGCCGCGCGACGGGGGGCGCCTCGGCGTCCGTGGCGTTCTGGGGGGCGGCGGGGCTGCTGGCCCTGCAGTTCGCGGCTCGCGGGCTGCTGCTGCCGGGACTGAGTGCCGCCTCCCACGACGCGTGGCGGGCCGGTCCGCTCACCGCCGAGGACCTGGCGCGGGTCCGGGAACTGGCGGCGGCGATGCCGCCGGCCGCCCACGCGGTGCCGCTCCCCGGGGAGGCTCCGCTGTCGCTGCCCGATCCGGAGCAGCTCGTGCGGGACTTCCTGGACGCGGTGTCCGACACCCTGCCGCGCACTCCGGCGGCGCCGTCGCTGGCCGGGGGGCCGGCGTTCGCGGCCCACGCGCCGCAACGGGTGCCGCAGTTGCGCACGTGGGCCGCCGAGCTCGCGGCCGGACACGACGCCGGGGTACGGCTCTCGCTGCGGATCGACGTCCTCGGCCTGGACGCCGGAGGGGCGGACGGGGGGCCGGAATCCGGGCCGTCCTTCCGCGTGGTGCTCCAGGTGCACGGCGTCAGCGATCCGGGTCTCGTCGCGGACAGCGCCGCGTTGTGGGCGGCCGACGGGACGGTGGCCCGGCCCTTCGGCCCCCGCGCACGCACGGACGTACTCCTGGGTCTGCGCCGTGCCGTTCGCGCCTGGCCCCCGCTCGCTCCCCTGCTCTCGGCCGCCGTACCGGACGCGGTGGACGTCGACGACGAGGAGATCGCCGAACTGCTGGGCCCCGCGGCGGCGGCCCTCGCCTCGGCGGGCGTCCAGATCCACTGGCCCCGGCAGCTCGCCGGGAGGCTGACGGCACGGGCGACCATCGGTCCGCAGGGGCACGAGGCGGTCCCCGGCCGGGAGGGCGGGGACGGCACCGGGGACGACGGTGGCGGTGCGCCGTCCCCGCTCTCGGCGAGGGGGCCGCTCACGTTCGCTTGGTGGTTCTCCCTGGGCGACCAGCGGCTCACCCGGGAGGAACTCGACCGGCTCGCGGAGGCGAAGCGCCCGGTGGTCCGTCTGCGGGACCAGTGGGTGCTGGTCGATCCCGAGGCGGCGCGGCGCGTCCGCACCGCCGAGGAACGGCCCGTCACACCGGTCGACGCGCTGAGCGCCGTACTGACCGGCTCGGCCGAGGTCGACGGGCGGCTCGTCCCCGTCGAGGCCACCGGCTGGATGGCGCGGCTGCGGGACCGGCTCGCCGGATCCGGGACGGACGGTCCTGCCCGCCCCCAGCCCGAGGCGCTGGCGGCGACCCTGCGCGACTACCAGCTACGGGGCCTGAACTGGCTGGACACCATGACCTCGCTGGGCCTAGGGGCCTGTCTCGCAGACGACATGGGGCTGGGCAAGACCATCACGCTCATCGCCCTCCACCTCCGGCGGCAGGAAGACGCCACCACCGCCGGACCCACGCTGGTGGTCTGCCCGACGTCCCTGATGGGCAACTGGCAGCGGGAGATCGAGAGGTTCGCGCCGGGCACCGCGGTGCGCCGTTTCCACGGGCCGTCCCGTTCCGAGGAGGGCCTGGACCGGGGCGGGTTCGTGCTGACCACGTACGGCACGATGCGGCTGGACGCGGCCCGCCTCGCCCGCACGGAGTGGGGCATGGTGGTCGCCGACGAGGCACAGCACGTGAAGAACGCGCGTGCCGCGACGGCCAGGGCGCTCCGCACCATCGGGTCCGGTGCCCGGGTGGCGCTCACGGGCACCCCGGTGGAGAACAACCTTTCGGAACTGTGGGCCATTCTCGACTGGACCACTCCGGGGCTGCTGGGCCGGCTGGGCACCTTCCGTCGCCGGTACGCGGCGGCCGTCGAAGGCGGGCGGGACCCGGCCGCGGCCGAGCGGCTCGGCGCGCTGGTCCGCCCCTTCCTGCTGCGGCGCCGCAAGTCGGATCCGGGCGTCGCCCCGGAGTTGCCGCCGAAGACGGAGACGGACCACGCGGTCTCGCTGACGTCGGAGCAGGCCGGTCTCTACGAGGCGGTCGTGCGGGAGACCCTCGCGGAGATCGAACGCGCCGACGGCTTCGAGCGGCGGGGTCTGGTCGTGAAGCTGCTCACCTCGCTGAAGCAGATCTGCAACCACCCGGCGCAGTACCTGAAGGAGGAGGACCCGAGGATCGCGGACCGCTCGGGAAAGGTGGAGCTGCTGGACGAACTGCTCGACACCATCCTGGCCGAGGACGGCGGCGTACTCGTGTTCACCCAGTACGTGGCGATGGCGCGGCTGCTGGAACGGCATCTCGCCGGGCGGGGGGTGGTGACCCAGTTCCTGCACGGGGGCACGCCGGTGGCCCGCCGGGAGGAGATGGTCCGCCGGTTCCAGGAGGGCGGGCCGCCGGTGTTCCTGCTCTCCCTCAAGGCGGCGGGCACGGGACTCAACCTCACCCGGGCCGGGCATGTGGTGCACTTCGACCGCTGGTGGAACCCCGCGGTGGAGGCGCAGGCCACCGACCGCGCCCACCGGATGGGTCAGACCCGGCCCGTGCAGGTGCACCGCATCATCGCCGAGGGAACCGTGGAGGACCGGATCGCCGGTCTGCTGGCCCGTAAACAGGGCTTGGCGGACGCGGTGCTGGGGTCCGGCGAGGCGGCGCTGACCGAGCTGACGGACGCGGAACTCAAGGATCTGGTGGCACTGCGGGGGGAGACACGGTGA
- a CDS encoding SWF or SNF family helicase, translating to MPPAPGRAFAASWWGKAWLKALEDTALDGAQLKAGRRIAREGRVGAMSVRPGRITAVVRDRDGAYRSDVLVQTLGDEGWGCFLGMAVERSGHVAALLDREMPPHLIEDASSAGVDLLPGIGDLEPECSCGAWDHCAHSAALCYQVARLLDQDPFVLLLLRGRDERRLLEELRTRGTAGREDTAATARRGVPAAEVFARAGNLPALPALPPLPPEPGAPPSPDTGTGAAPGVDPAALEVLAADSAVRAHRMLLEALAPGHRDQALPEVLTPEQDAVRLAAGSGAAPWAVARLASAGGHLRARPAAAVLAWQFGGVAALAVLDEEWEPGAAALGRARDQLSAAWDEGEAPALRRSGNRWTAPGLGVQLRLGRDGRWWGYRKDRGRWVPAGPADADPAGALAGAGAED from the coding sequence TTGCCTCCCGCGCCGGGCCGGGCGTTCGCGGCGTCCTGGTGGGGCAAGGCCTGGCTGAAGGCCCTGGAGGACACGGCGCTCGACGGCGCGCAGCTCAAAGCGGGCCGGCGGATCGCCCGGGAAGGCCGGGTGGGCGCCATGTCGGTGCGCCCGGGCCGGATCACCGCCGTGGTGCGCGACCGGGACGGCGCGTACCGCAGCGACGTGCTGGTCCAGACCCTGGGCGACGAGGGATGGGGCTGCTTCCTGGGCATGGCGGTGGAGCGGTCCGGTCATGTCGCGGCGCTGCTCGACCGGGAGATGCCCCCGCATCTGATCGAGGACGCCTCGTCGGCCGGGGTGGACCTGCTGCCGGGGATCGGTGATCTGGAACCGGAATGCTCCTGCGGGGCGTGGGACCACTGCGCGCACTCGGCGGCGCTCTGCTACCAGGTGGCGCGCCTGCTCGACCAGGACCCCTTCGTCCTGCTGCTCCTGCGCGGACGTGACGAACGCCGTCTCCTGGAGGAGCTCCGCACCCGCGGGACAGCGGGCCGGGAGGACACCGCAGCGACGGCGCGCCGGGGTGTTCCCGCCGCCGAGGTGTTCGCCCGGGCGGGGAACCTCCCGGCGCTGCCCGCTCTGCCGCCACTCCCCCCGGAGCCCGGTGCGCCGCCGTCGCCGGACACCGGGACGGGAGCGGCCCCCGGCGTTGATCCGGCCGCGCTGGAGGTACTGGCGGCGGACAGCGCCGTGCGGGCCCACCGGATGCTCCTGGAGGCGCTCGCCCCCGGCCACCGGGACCAGGCGCTCCCCGAGGTGCTGACGCCGGAACAGGACGCGGTGCGTCTCGCGGCCGGGAGCGGCGCCGCACCGTGGGCCGTCGCCCGCCTCGCGTCGGCGGGCGGGCACCTCAGGGCCCGGCCGGCCGCCGCCGTGCTCGCCTGGCAGTTCGGCGGCGTCGCGGCGCTCGCGGTTCTGGACGAGGAGTGGGAGCCCGGCGCCGCGGCGCTCGGCAGGGCCCGGGACCAGCTCTCCGCGGCCTGGGACGAGGGTGAGGCGCCCGCCCTCCGGCGGAGCGGCAACCGCTGGACGGCGCCGGGCCTCGGGGTGCAACTGCGTCTCGGGCGGGACGGTCGCTGGTGGGGGTACCGCAAGGACCGGGGCCGTTGGGTCCCCGCGGGTCCGGCGGACGCCGACCCGGCCGGCGCGCTGGCGGGCGCCGGGGCCGAGGACTGA
- a CDS encoding MFS transporter yields MLAAFTFNTAENLPIGLLELISRSLGVSVSAVGLLVTGYGVTVAVASLPLAHAVRAVPRRHVLTGLLTALVVSSLMAALATSYGLLLAARLLTALGQALFWAVMGPVAVGLFPPGVRGRVVGALSVAGSLALVLGVPAGTWLGRRTDWPVAVAGPAVLGLVSLVTIAFLLPTSPPDEQPAAHATRPDSRRFASVLVAGALSATGAFTGFTYLVTFLGEVGGFSPGTVNALLVAFGVACLAGVSVTGAVLDRFPYAALTAAVATQTLGMTGLGAAGGEPAATVASMLLMGGALGPVFMTTQNAMLHCAPGRTDIALAANSGGYNAGIAAGAALGGLVLPLAGVRGAFLAGGLVSAGACAVLLAGHLPGRRSEPQG; encoded by the coding sequence ATGCTCGCCGCCTTCACCTTCAACACCGCGGAGAACCTGCCGATCGGCCTGCTGGAACTCATCTCCAGGAGCCTGGGGGTGTCGGTGTCGGCGGTCGGCCTCCTGGTCACCGGGTACGGCGTGACGGTCGCGGTCGCCTCCCTGCCGCTGGCCCACGCCGTCCGGGCGGTGCCGCGGCGCCATGTCCTCACGGGGCTGCTGACCGCGTTGGTCGTGTCCAGTCTCATGGCGGCCCTGGCGACCTCGTACGGGCTGCTCCTGGCGGCCCGGCTGCTGACGGCGCTCGGCCAGGCGCTGTTCTGGGCCGTGATGGGGCCGGTGGCGGTGGGTCTCTTCCCGCCCGGGGTGCGCGGGCGGGTGGTGGGTGCGCTCTCCGTCGCCGGTTCGCTGGCCCTCGTGCTCGGTGTCCCGGCCGGGACCTGGCTGGGCAGGCGGACCGACTGGCCGGTGGCCGTCGCGGGGCCGGCGGTACTGGGGCTCGTCTCCCTCGTGACGATCGCGTTCCTGCTGCCGACCTCCCCTCCGGACGAACAGCCCGCCGCCCACGCGACCCGCCCGGACTCCCGCCGCTTCGCGAGCGTGCTGGTGGCCGGGGCCCTGTCCGCCACGGGGGCGTTCACGGGGTTCACCTACCTCGTGACGTTCCTCGGCGAGGTCGGCGGATTCTCTCCCGGCACGGTGAACGCCCTGCTCGTGGCGTTCGGTGTCGCGTGTCTCGCCGGGGTGAGCGTCACCGGGGCGGTCCTGGACCGCTTCCCGTACGCCGCCCTGACCGCGGCGGTGGCGACGCAGACCCTCGGCATGACCGGCCTCGGCGCCGCCGGTGGAGAACCGGCGGCGACGGTGGCGTCCATGCTGCTGATGGGCGGTGCGCTCGGACCCGTCTTCATGACGACGCAGAACGCCATGCTGCACTGTGCACCGGGGCGTACGGACATCGCCCTCGCGGCGAACTCCGGTGGGTACAACGCCGGTATCGCGGCGGGCGCCGCGCTCGGTGGCCTGGTCCTCCCCCTCGCCGGCGTCCGGGGCGCCTTCCTCGCCGGCGGGCTGGTGAGTGCCGGTGCCTGCGCCGTGCTGCTCGCCGGGCACCTGCCGGGTCGCCGGTCCGAGCCCCAGGGATAG
- a CDS encoding N-acetylmuramoyl-L-alanine amidase, whose product MHRRRILRGAAGTAAGLVVPAPVRGVDAPSAGTDSAHARWARASPANYTVPGGVAPRRVDRVVVHVTQQTFTQTIGIFQNPANRVSVHYLVRSGDGYTVQCVRERDIAWHAGAWDHNVRSIGIEHEGWVDRPEYFTAAMYERSARLTADICDRHGIPRDRTHIIGHYEVPGTDHTDPGPLWDWDRYLGLVRLA is encoded by the coding sequence GTGCACCGCAGAAGGATCCTCCGGGGGGCGGCCGGTACCGCTGCCGGCCTCGTCGTACCGGCGCCGGTACGCGGCGTGGACGCGCCCTCGGCGGGTACCGACAGCGCCCACGCCCGCTGGGCCCGCGCCTCGCCCGCCAACTACACCGTTCCCGGGGGCGTCGCGCCCCGGCGGGTCGACCGGGTGGTCGTCCACGTCACCCAGCAGACCTTCACGCAGACGATAGGCATCTTCCAGAACCCGGCGAACAGGGTGTCGGTGCACTACCTCGTGCGGTCCGGCGACGGTTACACCGTCCAGTGCGTACGGGAACGGGACATCGCCTGGCACGCCGGCGCGTGGGACCACAACGTCCGTTCCATCGGCATCGAGCACGAGGGCTGGGTGGACCGGCCGGAGTACTTCACGGCGGCGATGTACGAACGCTCCGCCCGGCTCACCGCGGACATCTGCGACCGCCACGGCATCCCCAGGGACCGTACGCACATCATCGGCCACTACGAGGTGCCGGGGACGGACCACACCGATCCCGGTCCGCTCTGGGACTGGGACCGCTATCTCGGGCTCGTCCGCCTCGCCTGA
- a CDS encoding IS5 family transposase (programmed frameshift) encodes MARPKPWEVDEELWAVIEPLLPKVERRARHPGRKRHPDRLVFQGILFVLHTGIAWEHLPQELGFGSGMTCWRRLAEWTEAGVWPRLHESLLARLRSANALDFSRAAVDGPYPRVKGGSKTGRSPVDRGRTGSKHHLITDATGIPLAAILTGGNRNDVTQLIPLLQAVPPVRGKRGRPRRRPNVVLGDRGYDHDKYRRLVWGLGVKPVIARRGTEHGSGLGTQRWVGERAFAHLHWFRRLRIRWEIRDDIREAFLTLGCALVCWRRLRALVTDAVG; translated from the exons GTGGCTCGGCCGAAGCCGTGGGAAGTCGATGAAGAGTTGTGGGCGGTGATCGAGCCGCTGTTGCCCAAGGTTGAGCGTCGGGCCCGGCATCCCGGGCGCAAGCGGCATCCGGACCGGCTCGTGTTCCAGGGCATCCTGTTCGTCCTGCACACCGGGATCGCCTGGGAACACCTTCCGCAGGAACTCGGCTTCGGCTCGGGCATGACCTGTTGGCGCCGACTGGCCGAGTGGACCGAGGCCGGTGTGTGGCCTCGACTGCACGAGTCCCTCCTCGCCAGGCTCCGCAGCGCGAACGCCCTGGACTTCTCCCGGGCGGCCGTCGACGGC CCATATCCGCGCGTTAAAGGGGGCTCCAAGACGGGACGAAGCCCAGTTGACCGGGGCAGGACGGGCAGTAAGCACCACCTGATCACCGACGCCACGGGCATCCCGCTCGCCGCTATCCTGACCGGTGGCAACCGCAACGATGTCACCCAGCTGATCCCACTCCTCCAGGCTGTGCCTCCCGTACGGGGCAAGCGTGGCCGGCCCCGGCGCCGCCCGAACGTGGTGCTGGGTGACCGCGGCTATGACCACGACAAATACCGCCGTCTGGTCTGGGGCCTCGGCGTGAAGCCGGTGATCGCCCGGCGCGGCACCGAGCACGGCTCGGGACTGGGCACTCAACGCTGGGTAGGGGAGCGCGCATTCGCCCACCTGCACTGGTTCCGCCGCCTGCGGATCCGCTGGGAGATACGCGACGACATCCGCGAAGCCTTCCTCACCCTCGGATGCGCACTCGTCTGCTGGCGACGCCTGCGCGCTCTGGTGACCGATGCCGTGGGCTAG
- a CDS encoding DUF2750 domain-containing protein: MGLWGTLGSVAMSQSGSQAAAFFRDVRTSRVVWLVRKDEGSPTHLSADGTRSFPFWSTSPRAQRAAKIWGHGLQVDSMPLGTWCDLVLPDAARDGLVIGTNWSGPRLVGWSFTPGEVLNRLAADS, encoded by the coding sequence ATGGGTCTTTGGGGAACGCTAGGCTCGGTGGCCATGAGTCAGAGCGGTTCGCAAGCAGCGGCATTCTTCCGAGACGTCCGCACAAGCAGAGTGGTCTGGCTTGTCCGGAAGGATGAAGGAAGCCCGACTCACCTCTCCGCGGACGGCACGCGCAGTTTTCCCTTCTGGTCGACCTCGCCCCGGGCTCAGAGGGCGGCGAAGATCTGGGGGCATGGGCTCCAGGTCGATTCCATGCCCCTGGGCACCTGGTGCGATCTTGTACTGCCCGATGCCGCTAGGGATGGACTCGTGATCGGCACCAACTGGAGCGGGCCGCGCCTGGTCGGCTGGAGCTTCACCCCCGGGGAAGTCCTTAACCGGCTAGCGGCAGATAGCTAG